One part of the Marichromatium purpuratum 984 genome encodes these proteins:
- a CDS encoding NADH-quinone oxidoreductase subunit NuoE family protein — translation MSFRTTPLTVAHDRDKSTLFTAELREAIDALLTRYPEDWQQSAVMPALTLLQDANGGWLTRELMDDLAVYLDMPEVAVYEVATFYGMYDLEPQGRHKVCVCNSVSCMLRGSETLIEHVGEKYGVGPGETTADGRFTLKEVECLGACRHAPAVLVDKTYHENLSPEALDELIDGLE, via the coding sequence ATGAGTTTTCGCACCACACCGCTCACCGTCGCGCACGATCGCGACAAGTCGACCCTGTTCACCGCAGAGCTGCGCGAGGCGATCGACGCCTTGCTGACCCGTTACCCCGAGGACTGGCAGCAGTCGGCGGTGATGCCCGCACTGACCCTGCTGCAGGACGCCAACGGTGGCTGGCTCACCCGCGAGCTGATGGACGACCTGGCGGTCTATCTCGACATGCCCGAGGTGGCCGTCTACGAGGTCGCCACCTTCTACGGCATGTACGACCTCGAACCCCAGGGGCGGCACAAGGTCTGTGTCTGCAACAGCGTCTCCTGCATGCTGCGCGGCTCCGAGACGCTGATCGAGCACGTCGGCGAGAAGTACGGGGTCGGTCCGGGCGAGACCACCGCCGATGGTCGCTTCACCCTCAAGGAAGTGGAATGTCTCGGGGCCTGCCGTCATGCGCCGGCGGTGCTGGTCGACAAGACCTACCACGAGAACCTCTCGCCGGAGGCGCTCGACGAACTCATCGACGGGCTGGAGTGA
- the smpB gene encoding SsrA-binding protein SmpB gives MAKGKKNKTDGGSTIALNKKASHDYFIEQRLEAGLALEGWEVKSLRAGRIQLKESYVKILHGEGYLIGAHISPLQTASTHINPDPTRSRKLLLKRHELNRLIGQTERAGFTLVPTAMYWKRGRAKLEIGLGKGKKQHDKRTTEKDRDWQREKERLFKGN, from the coding sequence ATGGCTAAAGGAAAGAAGAACAAGACCGACGGCGGCTCGACCATCGCGCTCAACAAGAAGGCGAGCCACGACTACTTCATCGAGCAACGCCTGGAGGCGGGCTTGGCACTCGAGGGCTGGGAGGTCAAGAGCCTGCGCGCCGGGCGCATCCAGCTCAAGGAGAGCTACGTCAAGATCCTCCATGGCGAGGGCTACCTGATCGGCGCCCACATCTCGCCGCTGCAGACCGCCTCCACCCACATCAACCCCGACCCCACGCGATCGCGCAAGCTGCTGCTCAAGCGCCACGAACTCAACCGCCTGATCGGCCAGACCGAGCGCGCCGGCTTCACCCTGGTGCCCACGGCCATGTACTGGAAGCGCGGTCGTGCCAAGCTCGAGATCGGCCTCGGCAAGGGCAAGAAGCAACACGACAAGCGCACCACCGAGAAGGATCGTGACTGGCAGCGCGAGAAGGAGCGGCTGTTCAAGGGCAACTGA
- a CDS encoding NADH-quinone oxidoreductase subunit C, whose amino-acid sequence MSTEHLTRNARLDALAATLREQLAEYGCELLEQFGELTLVVPSERLLDVCLTLRDHEALRFEQLIDVCGVDYAAYGESEWETETASFTGFGRGVDRDPELELDDPKRFVVAYHLLSLAYNRRLRLRVHAGGAQPMVDSVVDLWPAANWFEREAFDLYGILFRGHPDLRRILTDYGFVGHPFRKDFPLIGQVEMRYDPEQARVVYEPVSIEPRVLVPRVIRGDASAGSDPSQEPGDA is encoded by the coding sequence ATGTCTACAGAGCACCTGACCCGCAACGCCAGGCTGGATGCGCTCGCCGCCACTCTTCGCGAGCAGCTCGCGGAATACGGCTGTGAGCTGCTGGAGCAGTTTGGTGAGCTGACCCTGGTGGTACCCTCCGAGCGTCTGCTCGACGTGTGCCTGACCCTGCGCGACCACGAGGCGTTGCGCTTCGAGCAACTGATCGACGTCTGCGGCGTCGATTACGCCGCCTACGGCGAGTCTGAGTGGGAGACCGAGACGGCCTCCTTCACCGGCTTCGGGCGCGGTGTCGACCGCGACCCCGAACTCGAACTCGACGACCCCAAGCGCTTCGTGGTGGCCTACCACCTGCTCTCGCTGGCCTACAACCGCCGGTTGCGGTTGCGGGTCCATGCCGGCGGTGCCCAGCCGATGGTCGACTCGGTGGTCGACCTCTGGCCGGCGGCCAACTGGTTCGAGCGCGAGGCCTTCGATCTCTACGGCATCCTCTTCCGCGGTCATCCCGACCTGCGTCGCATCCTCACCGACTACGGCTTCGTCGGGCATCCCTTCCGCAAGGACTTCCCGCTGATCGGCCAGGTCGAGATGCGCTACGACCCCGAGCAGGCCCGCGTGGTCTACGAGCCGGTCTCGATCGAGCCGCGGGTGTTGGTGCCGCGAGTGATTCGTGGTGACGCGTCCGCCGGGTCCGACCCCAGCCAGGAGCCAGGTGATGCCTGA
- the tpiA gene encoding triose-phosphate isomerase: MRAPLIAGNWKMNGSKRDAQLLLGGVTAGAASLQGVEVAVCPPFPYLALGEAELADGVVRLGAQDVSAESAGAYTGEVAAAMLAEFGCRYVICGHSERREYHAESDTLIARKLQSVIASGMRPILCIGETLEQRECGETEAVIAAQLDGVLQVAGIEVFAALDIAYEPVWAIGTGKTATPEQAQQVHAFVRARIAASDQRIAQALRILYGGSMKPGNAAELLAQPDIDGGLIGGASLDADDFLAICRAAEAAAG; encoded by the coding sequence ATGCGAGCGCCACTGATTGCAGGGAACTGGAAGATGAACGGCAGCAAGCGCGACGCGCAGCTGCTGCTCGGCGGTGTAACAGCGGGAGCCGCCTCGCTCCAAGGAGTCGAGGTCGCGGTCTGTCCCCCCTTCCCCTATCTGGCGCTCGGTGAGGCCGAACTCGCCGATGGCGTGGTGCGTCTCGGCGCCCAGGACGTCAGCGCCGAGTCCGCTGGTGCCTATACCGGCGAGGTCGCGGCAGCGATGCTGGCCGAGTTCGGCTGTCGCTACGTGATCTGCGGGCACTCCGAACGCCGTGAGTATCACGCCGAGTCAGACACCCTGATTGCGCGCAAGCTGCAATCGGTCATCGCCAGCGGGATGCGCCCCATCCTCTGCATCGGCGAGACGCTGGAGCAGCGCGAGTGCGGCGAGACCGAGGCGGTCATCGCCGCACAACTCGACGGCGTGCTCCAGGTTGCCGGCATCGAGGTCTTCGCCGCGCTCGACATCGCTTACGAGCCGGTCTGGGCGATCGGTACCGGCAAGACTGCGACTCCTGAGCAGGCGCAGCAGGTCCACGCCTTCGTGCGCGCAAGAATTGCCGCATCGGATCAGCGAATTGCGCAGGCGCTGCGGATTCTCTACGGTGGCAGCATGAAGCCCGGTAACGCGGCCGAACTGCTGGCACAGCCGGATATCGATGGCGGACTGATCGGCGGCGCGTCGCTGGACGCTGATGATTTTCTCGCGATCTGTCGCGCTGCAGAGGCGGCGGCAGGTTAG
- the nuoF gene encoding NADH-quinone oxidoreductase subunit NuoF — MVENQNTVCFRTMHLDAATRHSLEAYRSVGGYVQWERILRERPDPNDLIEEVKRSNLRGRGGAGFPTGLKWSFMPRTAPGQKYIVCNSDEGEPGTCKDRDILRYNPHQVIEGMAIAGYCIGATAGYNYIRGEFYEPIARFEEALGEAYEAGLLGRDLLGSGVDFDLYVHCGAGAYICGEETALLESIEGKKGQPRYKPPFPAQQGLYGCPTTINNTESLASVPVILERGGQWFLEQGRPNNGGPKLFSVSGHVNRPNNFEVPLGTPFRDLLEMCGGVLDGRPLKAVIPGGSSVPVVPGEIMMQTDMDYDSIAKAGSMLGSGAVIVIAEGTCMVHVLHNLSHFYMHESCGQCTPCREGTGWLARVLKRILDGQGRAEDLELLESVAGRIGGRTICALGDAAAMPVQSFLKHYRHEFAYLIEHGRSMVA, encoded by the coding sequence ATGGTCGAGAACCAGAACACCGTATGCTTTCGCACCATGCACCTCGACGCCGCGACGCGGCACAGTCTCGAGGCCTATCGCAGCGTCGGCGGCTATGTCCAGTGGGAGCGTATCCTCCGCGAGCGCCCCGATCCCAATGACCTGATCGAAGAGGTCAAGCGCTCCAATCTGCGTGGACGCGGTGGCGCGGGTTTCCCCACCGGGCTGAAGTGGAGCTTCATGCCGCGCACCGCACCGGGGCAGAAATACATCGTCTGCAACTCCGACGAAGGCGAGCCGGGCACCTGCAAGGACCGCGACATCCTGCGCTACAACCCGCACCAGGTGATCGAGGGCATGGCCATCGCCGGCTACTGCATCGGCGCCACCGCCGGGTACAACTACATCCGCGGCGAGTTCTACGAACCGATCGCGCGCTTCGAGGAGGCGCTCGGCGAGGCCTATGAGGCCGGGCTGCTGGGGCGCGACCTGCTCGGCTCTGGGGTCGACTTCGATCTCTATGTCCACTGCGGCGCCGGCGCCTACATCTGTGGCGAGGAGACCGCGCTGCTCGAGTCGATCGAGGGCAAGAAGGGGCAGCCGCGCTACAAGCCGCCGTTCCCCGCCCAGCAGGGCCTCTACGGTTGCCCGACCACCATCAACAACACCGAATCGCTGGCCTCGGTGCCGGTGATCCTGGAGCGTGGCGGGCAGTGGTTCCTCGAGCAGGGACGGCCCAACAACGGCGGTCCCAAGCTGTTCTCGGTCAGTGGCCACGTCAATCGTCCGAACAACTTCGAGGTGCCGCTCGGCACGCCTTTCCGCGATCTGCTGGAAATGTGTGGGGGCGTACTCGATGGTCGTCCGCTGAAGGCGGTGATCCCTGGTGGCTCCTCGGTCCCGGTGGTGCCGGGCGAGATCATGATGCAGACCGACATGGACTACGACTCCATCGCCAAGGCCGGCTCGATGCTCGGCTCGGGGGCGGTGATCGTGATCGCCGAGGGCACCTGCATGGTGCATGTGCTGCACAACCTCTCGCACTTCTACATGCACGAGTCCTGCGGCCAGTGCACGCCGTGTCGCGAGGGCACCGGCTGGCTGGCGCGGGTGCTCAAACGCATCCTCGACGGCCAGGGGCGCGCCGAGGACCTGGAGCTGCTCGAGAGCGTGGCCGGCCGGATCGGCGGGCGCACCATCTGTGCCCTCGGCGATGCCGCGGCGATGCCGGTGCAGAGCTTCCTCAAGCACTACCGGCACGAGTTCGCGTACCTGATCGAACACGGACGCAGCATGGTCGCCTGA
- a CDS encoding NADH-quinone oxidoreductase subunit A, which yields MLENYLPILIFILVGILVGVGSLGLGYLLGPRRPDQEKDSPYECGFEAFENARLKFDVRYYLVAILFILFDLEIAFLFPWAVVLDDLGVFAFWSMAIFLGILVVGFIYEWKKGALEWE from the coding sequence GTGCTCGAGAACTATTTGCCCATCCTGATCTTTATCCTCGTGGGGATCCTGGTGGGTGTCGGGTCACTTGGGCTCGGATACCTGCTGGGGCCGCGCCGACCGGATCAGGAAAAGGACTCCCCCTACGAGTGCGGCTTCGAGGCCTTCGAGAACGCACGTCTGAAGTTCGACGTCCGTTACTACTTGGTCGCAATCCTCTTTATCTTGTTCGATCTGGAGATCGCCTTCCTCTTTCCCTGGGCGGTCGTGCTGGATGACCTTGGGGTCTTTGCCTTCTGGTCGATGGCGATCTTCCTCGGCATCCTGGTGGTCGGCTTCATCTATGAGTGGAAGAAGGGCGCACTGGAATGGGAATAG
- a CDS encoding NADH-quinone oxidoreductase subunit D, which yields MPEIRNYTINFGPQHPSAHGVLRLVLELDGEVIQRADPHVGLLHRATEKLAESKPYNQSIGYMDRLDYVSMMCNEHGYVRAIEQLLGVEVPERAQYIRTMYDEITRILNHLMWLAAHALDIGAMSVFLYCFREREDLFDCYEAVSGARMHATYYRPGGVNRDLPERMPQFDKAGSKWHGAKEMTRRNANRQGSLLDFLEDFTERFPKHVDEYETLLTDNRIWKQRTVGIGVVSPERAQALGFTGPMLRGSGIAWDLRKKQPYAAYDKVDFDIPIGVNGDCYDRYLVRMEEMRQSNRIIRQCIDWLRANPGPVRIDDAKVIAPSRERMKEDMEALIHHFKLFSEGYCTPPGEVYAAVEAPKGEFGCYIVSDGANKPYRLKIRAPGFPHLAALDEMSRGHMIADVVAIIGTLDIVFGEIDR from the coding sequence ATGCCTGAGATTCGCAACTACACCATCAATTTCGGTCCCCAGCATCCCTCTGCCCACGGCGTGCTGCGTCTGGTGCTCGAACTCGACGGTGAGGTCATCCAGCGTGCCGATCCGCACGTCGGCCTGCTGCATCGCGCCACCGAGAAGCTCGCCGAGAGCAAGCCCTACAACCAGAGCATCGGTTACATGGACCGGCTCGACTATGTCTCGATGATGTGCAACGAGCACGGTTACGTGCGCGCCATCGAGCAGCTGCTCGGGGTCGAGGTGCCGGAGCGCGCGCAGTACATCCGCACCATGTACGACGAGATCACGCGCATCCTCAACCACCTGATGTGGTTGGCCGCGCACGCGCTCGACATCGGTGCGATGAGCGTGTTCCTCTACTGCTTCCGCGAGCGCGAGGACCTGTTCGACTGCTACGAGGCGGTCAGCGGCGCGCGCATGCACGCGACCTATTATCGTCCGGGCGGGGTCAATCGCGACCTCCCCGAGCGCATGCCGCAGTTCGACAAGGCCGGCTCCAAGTGGCACGGCGCCAAGGAAATGACCCGGCGCAACGCCAATCGCCAGGGCTCCCTGCTCGATTTCCTCGAGGACTTCACCGAGCGCTTCCCCAAGCACGTCGACGAGTACGAGACCCTGCTCACCGACAACCGCATCTGGAAGCAGCGTACCGTCGGCATCGGCGTGGTCTCGCCCGAGCGTGCCCAGGCCCTTGGTTTCACCGGGCCGATGCTGCGCGGTTCGGGGATCGCCTGGGACCTGCGCAAGAAGCAGCCCTATGCCGCCTACGACAAGGTCGACTTCGACATCCCGATCGGCGTCAACGGCGACTGCTACGATCGCTATCTGGTGCGCATGGAGGAGATGCGCCAGTCCAACCGCATCATCCGCCAGTGTATCGACTGGTTGCGCGCCAACCCTGGCCCGGTGCGCATCGACGATGCCAAGGTGATCGCGCCCTCGCGCGAGCGGATGAAGGAGGACATGGAAGCCCTGATCCATCACTTCAAGCTCTTCAGTGAGGGCTATTGCACGCCGCCCGGCGAGGTCTATGCCGCGGTCGAGGCGCCCAAGGGCGAGTTCGGTTGCTACATCGTCTCCGACGGGGCCAACAAGCCTTACCGGTTGAAGATTCGCGCCCCCGGCTTCCCCCATCTGGCCGCTCTCGACGAGATGTCGCGCGGTCACATGATCGCCGACGTGGTGGCCATCATCGGGACGCTGGATATCGTCTTCGGGGAGATCGATCGCTGA
- a CDS encoding IS701 family transposase, translating into MKYSEVSGWETELDRIHQRLAACFRRPEPRARARGYLQGLLTTVPRKNGWQLAETLGERRPDGVQRLLNTARWDAEAAREVLRAYVVEALGDAEAVLIVDETGFLKKGTHSVGVQRQYSGTAGRVENSQIGVFLCYASRHGAAFIDRALYLPKCWANDPARCAEAGVPEQARRFQTKPALARTMLERALDAGVPCGWVTGDAVYGKDRKLRLWLEARQQPFVLAVAGNEPVWFDGPQTHRVAALAKALPETAWQRHAVGAGSKGARTFEWAWVPLWRLQLSAEERAWGHWLVVRRNCNRPEERAYYIAFAPRAEATLERLAKVAGQRWAIEVGFELAKQQCGLDEYEVRRWPAWHRHITLALLAHACLVVLQRRAKKGALSPGGSH; encoded by the coding sequence ATGAAGTACAGCGAGGTCTCTGGCTGGGAGACGGAACTGGACAGGATCCATCAGCGCCTGGCGGCGTGTTTTCGTCGTCCTGAGCCGCGCGCCCGAGCGCGGGGTTATCTGCAAGGGCTGCTGACGACAGTGCCACGCAAGAACGGTTGGCAGCTGGCCGAAACCTTGGGCGAACGGCGCCCGGACGGGGTGCAGCGCCTGCTCAACACGGCACGCTGGGACGCCGAGGCGGCGCGCGAGGTGCTGCGTGCCTATGTCGTCGAGGCGCTGGGCGACGCCGAGGCGGTGCTGATCGTCGATGAGACCGGTTTCTTGAAGAAGGGCACGCACTCGGTGGGGGTGCAGCGCCAGTACAGCGGCACGGCGGGCCGGGTCGAGAACAGTCAGATCGGGGTGTTTCTGTGTTACGCCAGCCGGCACGGCGCGGCCTTCATCGATCGGGCGCTGTACCTGCCCAAATGTTGGGCGAATGACCCCGCACGCTGCGCCGAGGCCGGCGTCCCGGAGCAGGCACGCCGCTTCCAGACCAAACCAGCCCTGGCGCGTACGATGCTCGAGCGCGCACTCGATGCCGGGGTACCTTGTGGCTGGGTGACGGGCGATGCCGTCTACGGTAAGGATCGCAAGCTGCGCCTGTGGCTCGAGGCGCGCCAACAGCCCTTCGTGCTCGCCGTGGCGGGCAATGAACCGGTGTGGTTCGATGGCCCGCAGACCCATCGTGTCGCGGCACTGGCCAAGGCGCTGCCAGAGACGGCCTGGCAGCGCCACGCCGTCGGCGCCGGGAGCAAGGGCGCGCGCACCTTCGAGTGGGCCTGGGTGCCGCTGTGGCGCCTGCAGCTCAGCGCCGAGGAGCGCGCCTGGGGGCATTGGCTGGTGGTGCGGCGCAACTGCAACCGCCCCGAGGAGCGGGCCTACTACATCGCCTTCGCGCCCCGCGCCGAGGCCACACTCGAGCGCCTGGCCAAGGTCGCCGGGCAGCGCTGGGCGATCGAGGTCGGCTTCGAGCTGGCCAAGCAGCAGTGTGGGCTCGACGAGTATGAGGTGCGCCGCTGGCCGGCTTGGCATCGCCATATCACCCTTGCGCTGCTGGCCCATGCCTGCCTCGTCGTGCTGCAACGACGGGCGAAAAAGGGGGCGCTGTCGCCGGGCGGATCGCACTGA
- a CDS encoding IS5 family transposase (programmed frameshift): protein MSRRYELPEEAWELIADLFSHPQRTGRPRRDDRLMLNGIFWVLCSGAAWRDLPERFGPWSTVYQRFRDWRDDGTFTKVLDRLHIRLREDGLIDLETWMIDSTSIRATRAAAGGGKKGGPQEPLSHALGRSRGGLTTKIHLLCDAKGVPLSFLLSPGQHSDIRHAQPLLDQVRLPSAHRGRPRTRCRQLLADKGYDADDLRRYCDRRGIRPVIPQRKGVRKPKPGRPRILNKPSYCKRNVIERLFGWLKSCRRIATRYDKLATSFSAMFTLACIRRCLRHYFSYKT, encoded by the exons ATGTCGAGACGTTACGAACTCCCAGAAGAGGCCTGGGAGCTGATCGCCGATCTGTTTTCCCATCCGCAGCGTACCGGTCGCCCACGCCGGGATGACCGCCTGATGCTCAACGGCATCTTCTGGGTGCTGTGCTCGGGTGCGGCGTGGCGCGACCTGCCCGAGCGCTTCGGTCCCTGGTCGACGGTCTACCAGCGGTTTCGCGACTGGCGTGACGACGGCACCTTCACCAAGGTCCTGGACCGGCTGCACATCCGGCTGCGCGAGGATGGGTTGATCGATCTGGAGACCTGGATGATCGACTCGACCTCGATCCGTGCCACGCGCGCCGCCGCTGGCGGCGGAAA AAAAGGGGGGCCGCAGGAGCCGCTGAGCCATGCGCTCGGGCGCAGTCGCGGCGGCCTGACGACCAAGATCCACCTGCTCTGCGATGCCAAGGGCGTTCCCTTGAGCTTTCTGCTCTCCCCAGGCCAGCACAGCGACATTCGCCATGCCCAACCGCTCCTCGATCAGGTCCGCTTGCCCAGCGCTCATCGAGGTCGTCCGCGCACCCGTTGCCGCCAACTGCTCGCCGACAAGGGCTACGATGCCGACGACTTACGCCGCTATTGCGATCGGCGCGGTATCCGTCCGGTGATCCCGCAGCGCAAGGGCGTGCGCAAACCCAAGCCTGGCCGCCCTCGGATACTGAACAAGCCCAGCTATTGCAAGCGCAACGTCATCGAGCGGCTGTTCGGCTGGCTCAAGTCCTGTCGACGCATCGCCACCCGTTACGACAAGTTGGCGACCAGCTTCTCGGCAATGTTCACGCTTGCTTGCATCCGTAGATGCCTCAGGCACTACTTTTCGTACAAAACGTAG
- a CDS encoding NuoB/complex I 20 kDa subunit family protein: MGIEGVLEEGIVTTTADKLINWARTGSMWPMTFGLACCAIEMMHAGAARYDLDRFGIIFRPSPRQSDVMIVAGTLVNKMAPALRKVYDQMAEPRWVISMGSCANGGGYYHYAYSVVRGCDRIVPVDVYVPGCPPTAEALLYGILQLQNKIRRTNTIAR, translated from the coding sequence ATGGGAATAGAAGGGGTTCTTGAAGAAGGCATCGTCACCACGACGGCCGACAAGCTCATCAACTGGGCGCGCACCGGTTCGATGTGGCCGATGACCTTTGGTCTGGCCTGCTGCGCGATCGAGATGATGCACGCCGGTGCCGCGCGCTACGACCTCGACCGCTTCGGCATCATCTTCCGTCCGAGTCCGCGCCAGTCCGACGTGATGATCGTCGCCGGCACCCTGGTCAACAAGATGGCCCCGGCCCTGCGCAAGGTCTACGATCAGATGGCCGAGCCGCGCTGGGTGATCTCCATGGGCTCCTGCGCCAATGGCGGCGGCTACTATCACTACGCCTATTCCGTCGTGCGCGGCTGCGATCGCATCGTGCCGGTGGATGTCTACGTGCCCGGCTGCCCGCCGACCGCCGAGGCGCTGCTCTACGGCATTCTGCAACTGCAGAACAAGATCCGCCGAACGAACACCATCGCCCGCTGA
- the secG gene encoding preprotein translocase subunit SecG has protein sequence MQTILTIVQVFLSLGLIGLVLIQHGKGADAGAAFGSGASQTVFGSQGSGSFLTRATAIFATLFFLTSMALAYFATQVGEPEGFMEDMDDAVLIEAAPETLVPSDVPSVPGVDSDDSATQGAPDVPAMPTAEVSVDSDENSDNVVGHADGQADGSSVEFGKSE, from the coding sequence ATGCAAACCATTTTGACAATTGTCCAGGTCTTCCTGTCGCTGGGCCTGATAGGCTTGGTCCTCATTCAGCACGGCAAGGGTGCCGACGCTGGAGCCGCTTTCGGAAGCGGTGCATCGCAAACCGTTTTCGGTTCGCAAGGGTCAGGCTCCTTCCTGACGCGCGCGACCGCAATTTTCGCGACACTGTTCTTCCTGACCAGCATGGCGCTGGCTTACTTCGCGACCCAGGTCGGCGAGCCGGAAGGCTTCATGGAAGACATGGACGATGCCGTGCTGATCGAGGCCGCGCCGGAAACCCTGGTGCCGTCCGACGTGCCCTCGGTCCCTGGTGTGGATTCCGATGACAGCGCCACTCAGGGTGCTCCGGATGTCCCCGCCATGCCTACTGCAGAAGTTTCTGTTGACAGCGACGAAAATTCTGATAATGTAGTGGGACACGCTGACGGACAGGCAGATGGTTCATCTGTCGAGTTCGGTAAAAGCGAATAA